CTGCACATCCAACATCCAGTCAACACTTGGAAGATGAAATAGGATGCAGGATGTGTTGGCTCAGACCTGTAATCCTAACGGACAGGAGGCAAATGTAGCAGTTCAGATAGCTTGGACTATGTACGGAGATTGTCTCCAAAGCGAACCACGCATGCTCTCTGGTGTATCTTACTTTCTGCGGCgtgcctctctttctcttaacTCTCAGATTTAAACCGTTATTAAATCCCAACtcaatgtcatttaaaaaaacagcCACTCTTCAAAAATTACTACACACGTCATGGAAAACACGGTCTGCAATCAAGAGGCAAGAGCACTCAGTAGACACTCAGAAAGCAGACAGTGGTGATACTTGGAGTTTTCTTTTGCTGATTTCCGAGTGAGCCTGCGCTATGAAGCCCAAGCTGGCACTGACACTgctctcccctccaccctcctcagttggttgttgttattgtagtGGGGAGGAGTTAAGACAGCATcttagctggccttgaacacaggaGGCAGCTAAGGCTAGTCTTAGATCCttgatcctcttacctcagcctcccaagtactgggactataagcgtgtgctaccacacacaGCCTGACATCTGTAGACCTAGGTCAAGGACCTCCAGGTGCCATCACCATAAATTGCCATGATGGCCCCAGAATCCAATGACTAATGTCTTTACAGAacacacagaaatagagacaaagaCTATGCAACCATAGGCACTGGGTGCCTGGTGCTACGGGAAGTCGGAACAGGCAGGGACAGGGTCTTCTCTAGAGACATGGAAGGCATATGCCTCTTACTGACACTTGAGAATTCTGAGAGTAAATTTGGGGtcttttgtcttagggttttgttttttgtttttcaacacagggcctcactatgtagccctggctgtcctggaacttgctctgtagaccaggctggccttgaatacacagagctccacctgcctctgcctcccaagtgctgggatcaaaggcgtgcgctcCTACCCTCAActgtaagtttttcttttaactcaTCCGTTTTGGGGGCAATTTGTTGTGGAAATGACTACGAAGATAAACCTACAGAACCGAGAAACACAATGTCCCCATAATCAGCTGATGCCAGGCCCCTCACCATCAGTAAGACGGAAGGCGCTACCAGGAAACCTAAACAGCCCTAAAGAAAGGGCTGGCTCAGCTGGACAAACAGAAAGTGCCTCTCTCTCGCTTCTCAGTGGAAGGGATACAAGCCCAAAGGCAGCAGTGGAAGCTCACAGTGCCTGGGTGGAGGAAAGGAAGACTCCACGTAAAACTCTATACCTCATGAAAATACTCTTCCAAaatggaggggaaatggggagtcTGTGGTGGGCCACAGCTAAGAGAACCGACTGCCAGAAGATGTGTGGAAAACGGTCAGGTGGGAAGAAAATGATACCAGATGGAGACACGGATCTACACAAAGGAGTGGAGAACGCCAAAAATGTTACATTTGCAAGTATGAGAATgtcagtaaaatatttaaaacccaCAAGAATAAAGAGATGTCAGTGGATGAGAATCTTGACACATCTTCAGAAGATGGACGGTGGCTGAGACTCACGTCTGACTTTAGTGTAACAGAGGAAGCCAGCGTCCACAGTTGGGGAGGGAACCCAGAACAGCAAGCCAGGTCACCCCAAGCTCATCAGCAGGAAGTGTGCTGGACTTGGGGACACTGACCACAGCAAAGGACAAGGTTATAGGACACAACACTGGTGCCCCTTCCACTGGATCCAAGCTATCAGCAGCCAGAATGCCGTTGTGTCTTCTTTCCACCGTCCCACCCCTCCACCCAGGTAAGGTAGAGTTCTTCCTTGGAGGAAGTGATGGCCCCAATGACCTCTGAATAGAGATGTTTGGAGTCCCCATGATGCCCAGTTGTCCTATATGTCAGTGAGCTCCACACCCCACCCTCACAAGTATCCCTGCAGCCACATGGGACTAGCCACCGGAGACAAAGTGTCCATTGTGAAACCAACCCAAGTAGACAATGAGATGCTGGGAGGTGGCCGGGGTCCCACGGAGACTGCCTCTGCAGGCAGTGAAAGGAACCTGGTGGGGGCAGCAATGTGCACCCTCAGGAAAGGATGGGAAGATGACTGAGTGCCCCTGCCTCCTGTGACTCCAGTCTTTGCTCGCTGCCCTGTGCTCACTTGGGAAGCATCTTCTGCACTTTCCCCCCCGGCAGCTGCCCCTGGCTCCTCTCACAGTGGACAGCGCCTCCCTTCACTGCACATTCAGGTTAAAGCGTACAGCACAGGCTTGCGGCAAGACGGCTCTGCAGGTAATGGCACCTGCCATCAAACCTAATCACCCAAGGCCGATCTCAAGGACCTACGCGCcgaagggagagaactgacttccaaaattgtcctctgacctcaactcGTGTACAGTGACGTACTcatgccgagagagagagagagagagagagagagagagagagagagagagagagagagagagagagagatattaaacctttaaaaataaaaacctgtatatcctctctttccttcaccCTCCATATTTAACCAACCCACTAGCATGACCTGTAGGCTCAACCTTCAGCGTAGAACTAGATCtccctcagttcccagcactcaggctaCCACGCTGCTCCCAGCCACGGACCTGTCACATGGCACCTCagtctccccatctctcttcatGTCACCTCTCTCATGCCTCCACATGACCAAGCCAAACTGAATGCAGCGAAAgcagagaggcagctcagtggttagaaacaTGAGTTGCTCTTGTTGAGGAGCCACGTTCAGGTCCCAGCTCCTAAATGGTATCTCACAataaccagtaactccagttccagtggatctgatggtctcctctgacctctgaggatgccaggcatgtatgtgatacacatacatacaggcaggcaaagcactcctagacataaaataagataaataaaatgaaatgaaatttgctCAGGACTTGACACACTTTAGCACAAAGCTCTCTGGTGGGTTTTTGTGTGTTAGTGCAGAACCCTAGCCCTGGACTTCTGAAACTCATTTAcctcacccaccctcccaccctcccacaccCACTCCTATTACCAGCCTGCTCTGTCATCTTAGAAATGATCCCTTGGATACCCCAATATTATGATTTGTCCCTCAAAGATTTATGTGCTGGAAGCCCAGTCCCCCCTCATACATCAGGATAGAAAGGCAGCGGATTTCTGAGAGCCTCGGGCCACAGGGTGGTGATTCAGGTGTGGGCACCACCCTGGGAAGGACAGGCTCACAAGAGCAGGCTGGGTCTCAGGGGACTGAATCAGCTCCCACAAGAATTGGTCACTATCACATGAGTTCAGCTTCCTGGCTCTCCGCCCCATCCCACCCCGGTGTTCCTTCTGTATGCCCTGATTTAGTCACTCCACTGTGGCACAGCCAGGTGGTCTAGGCCAGATGCTCCTTGAACTCCCCCTTTGACCTTCCCAGCTCCCAGAGTCTCAGCTACTGTGACCTACAACAACCCCTGTTCCTTGTGAAGTCTTCAGTTATGCTAAagggttcttgttttgttttggtggtgtgGGGGAATCAAAGCCAGGGTATGTCTTGCTGtctgctaggcaagtgctgtaccacaGGGCCACAGCCCTAAGCCATCAGaaattctgtcacagcaacacaaaCAAGCTGAGTGCCTATAGAacctttctctctcacttctgGTTGCCACCAAATGTCACATCCTTAGCTTAGTCTGCCCTGACAACCAACCTGAGGTGACAGTTGCTGCTTATCTCTCCGCTGTCCCTTATCCTGTCTCAATCTCTGCAGCACCCCAGGCTCCTTTGCTCTCAGTGTCCCTCACTCAGGCTCTGCACACTGCAAGGCTGGATCCTGCCTATTTTGCTCATCAGTGTCTTCCCAGGCCCTGGACAGCATCTGGCCTGTAACCAGTGGCTAATGcacatttgttaaataaatgcACAGATGACTACATTGAGGGTCAGGAGagagtaataataattttaaaaagcatgagaGTGATAAACCAAGAGATATACTTCTGGGAGTATTTGTAATTACACAGGTGAGCCCAGTGAGTACAGGCGGTGGGTAGTGGAAGACAGGAAGCTGTCTCGGTAGAAACCCaagagctggggagagggtgggtgcTCAAAGCACTGCTCTGGAGGCCACACCCAGACTGAACACCCCCAGAGGGGTTCACGCCTCctcagacacctgcactcacagcacatacccacatgcagacacacaattttaaaataaaataaatatttttaacttaaaaaaaaaacctcctatAAACAACTAAATATGTTAAACCATGAAAATGAATTCACTTGTCAAAACTAAGACATTTATTTGGGTGCATGAGAGAAAGACCGTCCAGTGGTTCATGGTGTTGATGTCCCATCATGAGGACCAACATCCACGTCAGGTAGCTCACAAGTGCCTGGAAGTCCAGCTCCAAGATCTGATGTGTCTTCTGGCATCCCAGAGCTTGTCCTCCCAGaattgcagacacacacaaataaaaataaaccttttttaaaagacaatttcaaGGCCAGGTGTGCTGGCACTGGTACATGTGCACAGGCATAAACATACCTTAAACCACGGTTCTAAAACACAAATGGGCTCAGGACTTGACATCTCTGTTGTGGCATGCGcttacgcatgtgtgtgtgtgtgtgtgtgcgcgcgcacacagaTGAGTGtaataacattttctcttttttgtttctgagactaggtttctctatgtagccctagctgtcctagaacttgctctgtagatgaggctggcctcgaactcacaccactgctgcccagctaaaattttctttttctttattttttactttttacttgtcTGGAtgtttttcctacatgtatgtctgggcactGTGTGTATTCTTGTGCCTGTGAAGGCGGCCAGAAAAGGGTACTGGGTCCCTGAAACTgctcatagatggttgtgagttaccatgtggggtttttggtttgttttggggggggggggcaggggaggttaaatgaacccaggtcctctgcaagagcagcaactccTCTTaggcactgagctatctctccaactagtaataattttttttcaaagaggtGAATAAATTTTTTAAACAATCCAACAGGTACTTCCCCCAGGGTTTCAGGTGAGCTACTGGGCATTCCCCCACCCTTCCCCTGATGCCCTTGCTAAGGTAGCTAACGAGGCCACAGGGAACCAGCAGGCACTCTGCCTGGGCCCAGGGCCCCTGTGGgcctcagctctcagctctgcagACTAGACCTGCAAGGTGGACACCTTTCCCTACCCAACTCCTCAGACTGTTCCCAGCATCTGCCCTCAGGCAACACTGATTCCAGGGCCCATCTGGACCCCCCGTGCACCGACCCAGACCCTAAAGCAGCTCTCCTCTCCTATCCAGAGCAGGGCCTACAGCACAAGTGGCACTTTGCCCTGGACCCAGGTGGGAGAATTCATTAATTTCGTCTGCAAAAGCTCACAGCTGTTTGTTTAATTGCCGCAATGAAAAGGTTTCCATGAAACCCAACACCGGCCCTccccacagagagagaagagcctCCTGGACCCAGCAGGCTCAGAGGGAATCAAAGCAGAAGTCCTTAGATGTAAGGGCTGGGGCTCCCTGGGCAGAagcttccctgcccccacccaggaGCAGCACCCCGTGCACCCTCACACCGGCCCGCACCGCTTCCAGTGCTCGTCCTACTGACACCCCTGAACCTGTGCACCCTCAACCACACAGGCATAGGTGTGCCTAGCGGCTCTCTAGCCCTGCAGGAGCTCCCTTGTGTAATGTGTGCTTGGTAAGGGCACACTCAGTCTAAACACCCACACGCACTAGCAGGGTGTTTTTTCAAACTCTTTCAGCATGGACAAAAACCGTTTGTCAAGTAAAGCCTTAAAAACACTTGCCAAaggccggacgtggtggcgcacgcctttaatcccagcactcgggaggcagaggcaggcagatttctgagttcgaggccagcctggtctacagagtgagttccaggacagccaggactacacagagaagccctgtctcgaaaaaccaaaaaaaaaccaacaacacttGCCAAATATACAGTAAATCTGAGCACGGAGAAGGGCGGGAGCTCCAAGAGCCTTGGCCACTgggcctcctctctctcccctgccggctgcccacccacccctcctccccagtcCTAGGAAAAATGGCTGGAGTCTGATTTTGTCATTGCTTCTGAGAGCTGCCCACCGAACATGGGGCACAGGGACAGGCATGCCTGAGCTGTCTCAGGGGTAATGAGGGTTGAGCGTATCTTCTCAGAGTGCACGGGGTACAGGAGTACTGTGGTCACAGGgaaggggggcggggagggggactGACTCTCCACCCTTCCATCCAGCTgtgacccttccttccttccatcccagaactcactgattTGGATGAATGGAGGCTTTTGAGGTTTGTGGCTCTCTCTGCTGACCTTCCTAGCTTACTAAATGTGGTGTTAGCCCACACCCAGGCCTGCCTACTGTTCTGCAGGTCCTAGGTGTCCCgtatccctcccccaccccacccccgaggtTCCCTTCATAACTGGTACTTCTTTTTaattcatgtgcattggtgttttgcctgcatgtttgtgtgtgtgaaggtgttagatcccctggaacttgagttacctatatggcaattgtgagctgccatataggtgctgagaattaaacccaggtcctctggaaaagcagccagtgctcttagtcactgagccatctcccccacccccataactGGTACTTTTAGCAGGGTCCCACAACCCCATCTCACTGAGCTCTAAGTGGAAAAGATGAATGGAGAAAGCCGGACGAAGGGCCAGGACAGAGGCAgccccagaaacaaacaaacaaacaaaacgcaaTGATTCCCAAGGCCCTAGTAGGACCCCCTTCAGAATCCTTGCTGTGAGGAGAACAATCCTATTCCCAGGGCCATCCCTGCTCCCTCACCCTGAGGGAACTCATGACTCCAGAACCTGGGCCATGCCAGGCTGAGGAGAAGTGACATAAACTGCTCCCAaccaccagctctcctgcctggCAGGGTGCCAGGCTCCGGCTAGGTTCCTTCCAGCCCAGCACCTCTTAACTGCTCACCACTCCCAGAAGAGCCCCCAGGAGCTGAGCCACTCGGAAAGCTCTCTGTTCAGCCCTACTCAGCCAGCCAGCATTGCCAGGCCTGCCCACGGGAGGCCTCTGCAGGCCTTTGTTGGAGCAAAGCAAAAGCAGCTATGCCAAGCAAGGACCAAGGAGCCCCGGCTGCCAAGTGCTTGAGGAAAGCCTGGCGGGTTTCTACGGTGGCTTGTGCCAGGAGctcttgaggtcagggacccccACACACCATCTGGATGATAAGAGTCTACAGGAGTGCTCTAATAATGACCTCAGGTGACTCAACCCCAggtttgtcctctgagaggacatCATAATTCCCCAAAGATGATAGAGTGCACATTTGAATCCAAGTGTCGCTCTGGGTCAGCCCTGGGGTTAAGGTACAGCCAGGGACTCTCCCATCCAGGCTGACTGACGTGTTGCTTCCTGGTgttctggagggagggagggtaccTTGCTTGGACTCCCCATGGATGAACAAGAGTTAATGTAACTGGTGCCCTATATTCTCCTGGCTTGGATCAAGAACAGGCGAGGCTGGTGTCCATTTCAATGTCACATTAACTCACCAGGGCCAGAATAAGGTGAGCATGGTACCTAGCTACTATGGCAGCCAGAGCTTGAGAGGAATGTCTAAACAGCCCTGGCCACCATGACTTCAGCAGCTCCCCAGTCCAACCTCCGGCAAGATGGCTGACTTGAGGTCTGTCAGCAGAGGTCTTAATGAAAAAGCCCTTTTCTGAAACATTCCACTCCTCTCTCGTTTTTAGGAAAAGGACCACCCACACCCTTTGGATAAGGGAGGAGAGCTGAGGCACTCAGGATTCAGTTTCTAGTCTTCTAACAATCCCTAGATCTTTAGGGACTTCCTCAGGCAAGGAAAATGAAGAGCAGCCAGAGAAAGCCGGATTGGATCTTTACGTCCTGTGTTCCgcacactgtaatcccagaaccaaATCTCCTCCAGGGCAGGCATTGGGACCTTGGATTTGCTCTCCCAGGCTCTCTGACCTCCTGTCTTTACAAAGCCCTTATGACAGATAAACTAACTTGGGAGGACCtggtggaagcagaggcagaaaggaagtgaACCCCTAGGCCGGCCCAGAGCCTTGCAGACCCGGGTTATGTTATTATTAAACGGGATGCAATGCAGAGCCGAATGCTGTACTGGTCTGGAGGCTCGGAGTGAATGTCAGACAGGCCAGCCCTCTCTGCTTCACAGTCTGATGTCCAGCCTTGGCCCCTTCCCTTGGGAATTAGATAGGTCTTCGAACTGAGCTACCATGATGTAGGAAGTGGACCTACGGCCCCTAAGCTTCAGACCCTAATCGAGCCTGCAAATTTGAATCTTTAAGCAATCCAGGGTAGCCTGGGCCCAGCTCTGCCCACTGCTTCGCCTGAGGGGGTGGAGGGTAATGTTGGCACCGTGACTGCTTTGCCAGTTGCCAGCTGGGGTGGCAAGGCAGAATTAAGGACTATTGGTGACTTTGCACCCACCCTTATCCCGAAGAATGACCTGACGGAGAAACCATCCCCCAGGCTTCCTGCTCGGTTGGGTTTTCAGATACAGATGTACCTGATACTATGTAGCCCCGGCTGCTCTGCAACATGAAGTCCACCAGCTGGCCTTACACTTGtaacaaccctcctgcctctgcctccccggtgctgagactacaggcatgcactgccacttCTGGCTCCCCGGCTTCTTTGAAGTCGCTGCCCAACCCAAAGCTGTCTGACCCACAGGTTTCTATGATTGGCAGAAAGCAGGGAACCCCTGTTCTGTGCAGGACCTCAAGTCCTTCCTATGGCCCCCTGGCTTCCTCCACGGTGAGAAGGTAGGCCCTAGCACCAAGAGGCAGGAGAGCGCCTTTCAGCACCTGGACAAGGCCCTCCGGAGCATCCCAGAAGGGTCTTTCTCATTCCTGGCTCCGAAGCCAGGGCTGGGATCTGAAGCACCCATAGACTCTGTCCACTCTAAACAAATAGAGACCTGGTTCACCAGGAAGTGAGAGGGCACTGGGTGGGGCTGGAATGCCCGCGGGTGCCACACAGCTTGTTCCCCGATCTGTGTGGGCCCCCACCCCACGCAGGCCTTTCCCATCTCTGCACATTCACGCGGAGATGTCATGTCGCGCCTAGATGGAGTAGGGTGGACTCTCCCACCACATGGAGCACAGACAGATCCGACAACCCCTCCCTGTAATCCCTTCAAGCCCCAACGGAGAAGAACACAGGGCCCCTCCACACCAGTCTCGGAGGGCCCGGAACACGTGTGGGCCACTGGTCCTGGAACCAGAGAAGCAGGCGGGGGCTGCTGCCATCACCCACTTCAGGTCAACAAGCACAAAAGCGGCAGCTGCAAACAAAGAAGCGCTGCAAACTAGCCGGGGAGGCGGGACAGGTGGCGCCGCGCCCCCTCCCCAAGCCGCGCGGGCGTGCGGGGCCATGGTCCCCGACGGCGCTCCTACCTGGCCGGCGCGgacctccttctccagctcccgGTGGCGGTTGTGCCACACGAGGTAGTGCAGCGGGTACTTGCCCTCGGGCCCCTTCCTGGCGGAGGCGTTGGCGGGGATCATCGCCCGCTCCTCATGCCGGGGCCGCGGCGCCCGGCCCGCGGGGAGGGACGGCGCGGGAGCCCGGGCCCGGGGCCGCGGGGCGGACGGCCGGAGCTAGCTGCTCGCGGGGCTGCGGCTCGGGCATGTgcgagcggcggcggcgggcggggGCGGCGCGCCCGGCGTGGTGCGGGCGGCGGGCGTCCTCGGGAGGCGGCGGCGGGAGGCGCGGAGCAGCCCCCACCCGCCCTGGGAGGGAGCGGGCACTCGGCGGCACGCGGCCTCGCgcctcccctcccacacccccgCACACAAAGACGCCTCTCGCCGGAGGGAGCAGGGACCCGCAGCTGGAGCGGGGGCGCACGGGGCGCCGGCCCCGGGGTCGCCGCCGTCGCCGCAGGGACGCGCGCCCGCACCCTCCGGCTCCCCTAAGCCGCATAGCCCGGCCCTCAGCCTGAGCGGACGGTGAGGGACAAACGGATgcggggaagagaggaggggacccGGGTGCGCCGAGCTGGGCTAGATACAGCTCGGCCCCGCAGCATCATGGGGCTTGTAGTCCGCCTGGTAGAACTGTGCGTTTCGGATGACCAGAGATGGTCTGGAACTGATTTCCTGGGAGGGTGGACAGAGAGTCAGCCTCAGCCGAAGCGGAGGCCTTACTTGGATGCCAGGTGGGTTGGGGCGCGCCTCCACCCTTTGGCATGTTGCCTTTTGCAAGGAAATGGGGGAGGCTTTGAGGTCTGACCTGAAGGGTTGGGTCGGGGGActgtggcctgcagaagtgagcTTGGGTCCCAGGGAGGGTAAAGTACCAAGGGTCATTGAAGCAGCCAGGGATCTGATAATCGAAATATTTCTCAAATCTTTGCTCTCTCAGAAAATTAAACCCCAACTTCCACACATCACATTGGAAAAGAGGTTGTCTTATGAGGCGAAGAAGACAGTCTTTCCCCTTCATTGCTCAGCAAGAACCAGGATGAGGTTGAgcaaagacagcagcagcaggtggcacttccccacctccatcccatgTGGGTCCCTGCCTAAAAGAAATGACTGAGTCCAGATTGCCTCCTTCCTGAATGAGCAGAGAGACAAGCGCTTCCACAAGAAGCCCTTGCAGAGAGTGTGGTCAAAGTCAAATTGGCCTCTGTGTCGGCCACCTGCAAATGGTAAAAGGACCAAGATGCCTTGGGAGAGAAAATGTCAAGAGAGTTGTATGTAAATACCATAACAATTGCTTGATCTTAAACAAATTGCTCGTCCTTCTGAGTTTCTGGGCCCACTCACCTCTAAACTGGGATCAGATAACTACCTCATGGGATAAGCTAAGGGTACGAACTGCCTGAAAACGGCCCCTCTCTCCTTCAaccaggctgaggcaggtggtAGGAACGAATATGTTGCCTTCCTCGAGCCCACCTCAAGGCAGAAATAAGGAATTCCTGGACAACCCGACTTAGAACAACAAACTAGAGAGTGTTTGTGTGGGAGGTGACAGCAAAAGCTTGCAAACTCCTTGCGCCCTtcttgggtttctttgtgtgttgttctcccctgcttcctgctcACCCAGCGGTGCCAGGCCCGGGAGGACTGAGGGAGGAGTAGACGGCCTCGCCCCTTTCTGCAGCCTGGGAGGAGCCGGCAGGCGGCTCTGCAGCCCAGGGCCGCAGCCCACCTCCACCGCCAGGGGTCAGCAGAGTGTCGTGATTGCAGCCCGAGTTGAGGAGGGGGCCAGAGAAAGGAGGGGGCAACCAGGAGAGGTCGCGGGAATGCATCATTAAATCGTTTTCAGAACCTTGTGTGTGATTCCATTCATTTGAGCTGTTCTGTTCCTGGGATGGTGACAGCTTCGGGGAAGCCAGAaacccttcttccccttcttcaggCTCTAAAGCTTGGCAGTGGTGAGGTTGGGGGTTCTGCAACAAAGTTTGGACGGTGTAAGCCAGGGCCCCTCCCTGGCAGTCCCTGAGCCAATAGGGAGATAGGGTGGCCGGGGCGGGGGGACGTGAATCATTCTTCCCCTGCACACCCTGTATTCCAAGAGAGAGGCCAGCATGCATTTGGAGGCTAGGTTGCCCTTTTGCCAGATGGCCGGCTACCGACACGAAGCCCAGGTCGCTTTCCCTTTGGTCTGAACGCCCTGGCTGCCACGTGCTCGAGACGCGCCCACACAGCGAAGAAACAAAGGCAGCCAAGCGACGTGGCTGCCAGCAGCTGCCTCgacatttaataaatgaaattccATAGCTGGGGGTCGATCCGGGGTGAACGGGCGGCCACTGCTCCTGGGCTGCGCGCCCAGTTTCAGCTGCTAGACTGCTTCCCACCTCCATTGCTGGGGCCACCAAGCCTACAGACTCTTGGGTATGAGTGCAGCATGGGGTGGCATAACCACCACCCTTTGCTGGCAGAAGCCCCACCTGCTGAGCTGCtggctgggggtgaggggtgtctgcaagattttttttttaaggtgagaTTATAAATATATCCTGTGGATCACAATTTCAAACAAACTTGTCAATCTGGGTTGCAGCAAAAGGCGATGGAACTTTGCGTGTATTTTGGGTGGTGTGACTCATAAGCATTACTTGTCTCCCCCTAGGGAAGGAGCCTGCCCACCCACAAGTCACTGCTGCTCTGGCATTGCTGGGAGAAATAGTCCCACTCAGACACCCCTATCCAAGGACTC
This sequence is a window from Mus pahari chromosome 14, PAHARI_EIJ_v1.1, whole genome shotgun sequence. Protein-coding genes within it:
- the LOC110331820 gene encoding wiskott-Aldrich syndrome protein homolog, whose protein sequence is MPGPRRPARGEGRRGSPAAAAGGGGAPGVVRAAGVLGRRRREARSSPHPPWEGAGTRRHAASRLPSHTPAHKDASRRREQGPAAGAGAHGAPAPGSPPSPQGRAPAPSGSPKPHSPALSLSGRKLNPNFHTSHWKRGCLMRRRRQSFPFIAQQEPG